A portion of the Toxoplasma gondii ME49 chromosome VIIb, whole genome shotgun sequence genome contains these proteins:
- a CDS encoding DNL zinc finger protein (encoded by transcript TGME49_260340~Signal peptide predicted by SignalP 2.0 HMM (probability 0.956) with cleavage site probability 0.191 at residue 119): MAAVQLLPSSLRRIGLTVLSPSSCATSLAHVSRLSSLCRSSFSLCSSPFSQVSSSSQCPPFAFSRGYISSSSSSSSSSSSSSSSSSSSSASSSSSSSSSVSSSSSSSSVCPSSLSASSSAPEVKIDLSRVPGTGARKGSPEEDLPAADVYVLLFTCKPCGRRSVKKFSKRAYHHGVVIIKCPHCESLHLIADNLGWFGAGPETLEDILKAKGEKQLKALSAEDLLDLSELRASGETGSAPPRAVEADTNRACRDETDAKSNV, translated from the exons ATGGCCGCAGTACAACTCCTACCTTCTTCACTCAGGCGGATCGGTCTTACCGtcctgtcgccttcctcctgtGCTACGTCTCTCGCAcatgtctctcgcctctcctctctctgtcgttcttctttttctctgtgctctTCACCCTTCTCTCAAGTTTCCTCTTCCAGTCAGTGCCCAccgtttgctttttctcgtgggtacatctcttcttcctcttcctcttcttcctcttcttcttcttcctcttcttcttcctcttcttcctctgcttcttcctcttcttcttcctcttcttctgtctcttcttcgtcctcttcttcttctgtctgtccttcttctctttcggcttcttcctctgctcctgAGGTGAAGATTGACTTGAGCCGAGTGCCTGGGACCGGAGCGAGGAAGGGCAGTCCAGAGGAAGACCTGCCTGCTGCGGACGTCTacgtcctcctcttcacctgCAAACCGTGTGGAAGGCGCTCTGTGAAAAAGTTCTCCAAA CGGGCCTACCATCACGGCGTCGTCATCATCAAATGTCCTCACTGCGAGTCGC TGCATTTGATCGCCGACAACCTCGGTTGGTTTGGCGCAGGACCAGAGACACTGGAAGACATTCTGAAagcaaagggagaaaagcaaTTGAAAGCGCTTTCAG CGGAAGATCTGTTGGACCTCTCGGAGCTGCGGGCCTCTGGGGAGACAggctctgcgcctcctcgcgcCGTCGAGGCAGACACCaaccgtgcatgcagagacgagaccGACGCGAAGTCAAATGTgtga
- a CDS encoding Noc2p family protein (encoded by transcript TGME49_260320), with amino-acid sequence MGVKHALTVEGKAKKRPCQGRSGLKETGRGDAGTAELLSKRKLGMKGRLGDKFKTRQNQQKLTKSREADATDDAAESDSEISESALGLEAFSEADLDREEGVEEGFDESEDDEAEGDRDEEEDENYEGAQWLADEEEEWASSEDEAPAHSDSEPWRAPSGVFADSPAAQKAFEGVLKKRVMKDKEFLSFLLQESAKQGVTLSPEASDSEEEAAAEDASEEDVPRDARLVVEDEEETPQNLLTADRYEQLCHLVGIASAETQRVEESAEREERVLPSLRSLQLFLGAFRSAVRQTGTRRDASAATGRAGERTKDDAKYRDGKKHGSEEKKRSATSGTGAGDCNKRRGPAERKSFFLLRDEDLRFTVLLRTVQQLPRIVRNFLATPERPQSGSSESGAQSGETEAPQACTRGDVSQLVASPNWRRLRLPLRWFFADLCELLTALQSLSSCATRGKETLVQLLLCLARTADETLPLLLELSGAIPRNFLLTVARCWAFTKNAKEQLAAFASLRRLLLLRQRAFTGAAQAARTAKRGEKKRQQRKGEKTKAETADESERGCAALKEEAKVQEMLQTLLRVFQQATSRNVGSNGSRTWRGANRMQLLLNEYLELLRLADPRVVYRVAFQSIREMALTVRSVVVISSQATPKGKKTKTAFLHARRLAASQKLLYSWSFLSTARLWSAAFASCVSLRPLAFPLVTLLCAALKGKLTALAFAPFCWNLLSVLHQTALSTNLLVPLNSYLFASVELLLRHQSLLSSDRYTGKRARLEMQERQNKKKKKKRVGQKNDGEKDSLQLQHSRAADPEVALRLSAAQQDALHVIDGLVGHFQRLLTEHLGYLVLHPAFPEISLPIKRSLRRTVKMSKSQAVARSLKALIGAIESSAAVVQSLRCTLKDLPVGAVEIFTEKKQKASLPLFLLRQQVVEERRKFVEEKVQGELSAAAERKQAESDAMKTPRQLKRERQKQRKQAERVEMEELSRSTASAKRKRMREDSGSRDDRGSGGQSAKREKASPLRKHEEPAGEDDILDEIGSDLDDL; translated from the exons ATGGGGGTGAAGCACGCACTGACCGTGGaggggaaggcgaaaaagcgTCCATGCCAAGGTCGTTCAGGTCTGAAGGAGACCGGGAGAGGAGATGCAGGCACTGCGGAGCTTCTCTCCAAGCGGAAGCTCGGGATGAAAGGACGACTGGGCGACAAATTCAAGACGCGCCAAAATCAGCAGAAACTGACAAAGtctcgagaagcagacgcaacAGACGACGCGGCAGAGTCCGATTCCGAGATCTCCGAATCTGCCCTTGGCCTTGAGGCCTTCAGCGAGGCGGACCTGgaccgagaggaaggagtGGAAGAGGGATTCGACGAatcagaagacgacgaagcggaaggcgatcgagacgaagaggaggacgagaacTACGAAGGCGCCCAGTGGCTTgcggacgaggaagaagagtgggCCTCGtcggaagacgaagcgccCGCACACTCGGACAGCGAACCGTGGCGTGCGCCCTCGGGTGTCTTTGCAGACAGTCCTGCGGCGCAGAAGGCGTTTGAAGGAGTCCTGAAGAAGCGCGTGATGAAGGACAAGgagtttctctcgtttctgctgcAGGAAAGTGCGAAGCAGGGTGTCACCTTGTCGCCGGAAGcaagcgacagcgaagaggaagcagccgCCGAGGACGCGTCAGAGGAAGACGTTCCACGCGACGCCCGGCTCGTCgtggaggacgaagaagaaacgccgcaGAACCTCCTCACCGCCGACCGGTACGAGCAGTTATGCCATCTCGTAGGGATCGCCtcggcagagacgcagcgcgtcgaggagagcgcagagagagaggagagagtgcTGCCGTCGCTGCGGAgtctgcagctcttcttGGGGGCCTTTCGATCCGCTGTCAGACAGACAGGAACTCGCCGCGACGCCTCCGCTGCTACCGGCCGAGCcggcgagagaacgaaggacgACGCAAAGTACCGAGACGGCAAGAAGCATGgctctgaagagaagaagaggtcgGCTACCTCGGGCACTGGCGCGGGCGACTGCAACAAGAGGCGCGGGCCGGCGGAGCGCAAGAGCTTCTTTTTGCTGCGCGACGAAGACCTGCGGTTCACGGTGCTTCTTCGAACGGTGCAGCAACTTCCACGAATCGTCAGGAACTTCCTTGCGACGCCGGAGAGACCCCAGAGCGGTTCTTCGGAGTCGGGTGCGCAGagcggcgagacagaggcacCGCAGGCCTGTACACGGGGCGACGTTTCGCAGCTCGTGGCGTCGCCGAACTGGAGACGCTTGCGTCTGCCGCTTCGCTGGTTTTTCGCGGATCTCTGCGAGTTGCTGACTGCGCTGCAAAGTCTGTCGAGCTGCGCGACGCGGGGGAAAGAGACGCTCGTTCAactgcttctctgcctcgcgagGACAGCCGACGAGACGCTTCCTTTGCTCCTCGAACTCTCGGGTGCGATCCCCCGAAACTTCCTCCTCACCGTCGCCCGGTGCTGGGCGTTCacgaagaacgcgaaggagcAACTTGCGGCCTTCGCGAGTCTGCGCCGCctcctgctgcttcgccAGAGAGCTTTCACTGGCGCCGCGCAGGCCGCGCGAACGGCGAAGCgtggcgagaagaagagacagcagaggaagggagagaagacgaaggcggagactgcagacgagagcgaaCGAGGCTGTGCAGCCTtgaaggaagaggcgaaagtTCAGGAAATGCTGCAGACACTCTTGAGGGTATTCCAGCAGGCGACGTCGAGGAACGTCGGTAGCAACGGGAGTCGAAcgtggagaggcgcgaaccgcatgcagctgctgctcAACGAGTACCTGGAGCTCCTGCGCTTGGCCGACCCAAGAGTCGTCTACCGCGTAGCGTTCCAAAGCATTCGCGAG ATGGCGTTGACGGTGCGGAGTGTGGTGGTGATTTCGAGTCAAGCGACgccgaaggggaagaagacgaagacggcgtTTCTCCATGCCCGGCGCTTGGCGGCATCGCAGAAGCTTCTGTACTCAtggtcgtttctctcgactgcGCGTTTGTGGAGTGCCGCGTTCGcgtcctgcgtctctctccgtcctctcgccttccccctcGTCACGCTTCTCTGCGCGGCTCTGAAGGGGAAGCTGAcggctctcgccttcgcgcctTTCTGTTGGAATCTTCTCAGCGTTCTCCACCAGACTGCGTTGTCTACGAATCTCCTCGTTCCCCTCAACTCGtacctcttcgcctccgttgAGCTCCTTCTCCGACACCAAAGTCTCCTGTCCAGCGACCGGTACACCGGGAAGCGGGCGCGCCTGGAGATGCAGGAGCgacagaacaagaagaaaaagaaaaagcgagtcggacagaaaaacgacggagagaaagacagctTGCAACTCCAACACAGCCGCGCGGCAGATCCAGAAGTCGCACTCAGACTCTCCGCCGCCCAGCAAGACGCCCTGCAT GTGATCGACGGCCTCGTCGGCCATTTCCAGCGTCTCCTCACTGAGCACTTGGGCTACCTCGTCCTTCACCCTGCCTTCCCTGAGATTTCTCTCCCCATCAAACGAAGTTTACGCAGAACTGTGAAAATGAGCAAG AGTCAAGCAGTTGCTCGCTCTCTCAAAGCTCTCATCGGAGCGATCGAAAGTTCCGCCGCTGTGGTCCAGTCTCTGCGCTGTACTTTGAAAGATCTCCCTGTCGGTGCGGTCGAGATCTTCacggaaaaaaaacaaaaggcttctcttcctctcttccttctcag GCAACAAGTTGtagaggaacggagaaagtTCGTGGAAGAAAAGGTGCAAGGAGAATTGTCTGCGGCCGCAGAACGAAAACAAGCCG agagcgacgcaaTGAAGACGCCTAGACAGCTGAAGcgcgagcgacagaagcagcggaagCAGGCGGAACGCGTCGAGATGGAGGAGCTGTCGAGGTCGACAGCCAgtgcgaagagaaaacgtaTGCGAGAGGACTCCGGTTCGCgagacgacagaggcagTGGAGGACAAAgtgcaaagagagaaaaagccaGCCCGCTGCGCAAGCACGAAGAACCTGCAGGCGAG GACGACATTTTGGACGAAATCGGCAGCGACTTGGACGACCTGTGA
- a CDS encoding hypothetical protein (encoded by transcript TGME49_260330~Predicted trans-membrane domain (TMHMM2.0):37-60:110-133) → MRKKKSSAVFLAKSCGAVASLWKRGGVTREASARSGDAFFSFFLDNLHFSFFLDVGGFLPPATSPLPLPFSRFSSLAFSLLPPRPIPCLGCAPATSRSASVRASAAFASKNAFPFSLLLDFFFLLCNVANALLRRRSRARQLNSGSRLARAPAAQN, encoded by the coding sequence atgcgaaaaaagaaaTCTTCTGCAGTCTTTCTTGCGAAAAGTTGCGgtgctgtcgcttctttgtGGAAGCGCGGCGGGGTCACGAGGGAGGCGTCTGCGAGAAGCGGGGAtgcgttcttttcttttttccttgaCAACCTtcatttctctttctttcttgacGTGGGAGGTTTCCTCCCACCAGCAacttctcctctgccgcttcccttctctcgcttttcttccctcgctttctccctccttcctccccGCCCTATCCCCTGTCTCGGGTGTGCTCCCGCGACATCGCGTTCGGCCAGCGTTCGAGCCTCCGCTGCCTTCGCTTCGAAGAACGCCTTTCCTTTCAGTTTGcttctcgatttcttctttcttctttgcaaCGTCGCAAACGCCCTCCTGCGGAGACGCTCGCGCGCGCGGCAACTCAACAGCGGCTCGCGACTCGCGAGAGCACCCGCGGCACAAAATTGA
- a CDS encoding hypothetical protein (encoded by transcript TGME49_260325), with translation MPRGILLDFFDCCCRRTRRFSLERVRSLLQEEAFLLDRPRLVSPLEIYRVASSPSLNSPQSGDRDASDERAEDRLRFSVEAPFSSCARDNEGTVSAPRTTSALEEALRSHFASEEKRVRRRGSSLFLSSRVEDANALSQDDDAGEKELSSESITSHAETPERATSERDGLNTPTTAASPFQSTQAGPCLSHAAPSFSLPALQDFPACAEASRLGRREARVDDAHREEHPLSGALEEL, from the coding sequence ATGCCAAGAGGCATCTTGCTGGATTTCTTCGATTGCTGCTGCAGACGGACGCgacgcttttctctcgagagaGTGCGAAGCTTGCTGCAAGAAgaggcgtttcttctcgatcGGCCTCGACTCGTGTCTCCACTGGAGATCTACCgcgttgcttcctctccctctctcaaTTCTCCGCAATCCGGAGATCGAGACGCGAGtgacgagagagcagaagaccgcttgcgtttctctgtcgaagctccgttctcttcctgtgcGAGAGATAACGAAGGAACAGTCTCTGCCCCTCGCACGACGTCGGCACTGGAGGAGGCGCTGCGGTCTCACTTTGCGagtgaggagaagcgagtgaGGCGGCGAGGTTCTTCGCTGTTCTTGTCGAGCAGAGTCGAAGACGCGAACGCGCTTTCGCAAGACGACGACgccggagaaaaggaactcTCCAGCGAGAGCATCACTAGccacgcagagacacccgagcgCGCGAcgtcggagagagacggactCAACACCCCGACGACGGCAGCCTCTCCTTTCCAAAGCACTCAGGCTGGTCCGTGTCTGTCGCACGCAgcgccttcgttttctctgcctgctcTGCAGGAtttccctgcatgcgcagaggCGTCTCGACTtgggagacgcgaggcgaGAGTGGACGACGCACACCGAGAAGAACACCCGCTTTCCGGCGCCCTGGAGGAGCTGTAG